Proteins from a single region of Seriola aureovittata isolate HTS-2021-v1 ecotype China chromosome 9, ASM2101889v1, whole genome shotgun sequence:
- the znf217 gene encoding zinc finger protein 217 isoform X1, producing MHDVRAWKKKKKKKKKKKKKKGYTFRFLIVWTLYIALLLHLQKTMPTHSLLPLVESPDGLAQDILISNNASIPGPGSSMTPHTTNSEKAVLQSGGSAPLSCMFCDQTFTHQDELGPHVLTQHPTTFFEPAVLRVEAEFRIPGERPRPKPSSLPVEKEEVHSCIVCGQVSQDASELETHMRKHKDYFTFCCNVCGRRFREPWFLKNHMKMHVKPGAKSKAQQDLETPVTVNGIVQDPISEPVVTVYKMCMVCGFFFPDHDSLVEHSKVHNREVEHGKGKDKENMDATTESLAKQETFLNSLNLLPCPAGNSLQHERSSKWIPQLDPFNTYQAWQLATKGKIAVGPNNTKDIGQEASTDNEDCNSDKEELNNIWSEGQGDKAVKEVLGRELRSQQQTVAENPGPQRRSLMQKDKDKERPTTCEECHRTFRTYHQLVLHSRVHKRERGGEESPTSSLDGKLSRVSPLEHAEEGSEEGYEEAALTENLGAGEDGFDRSKVRSKQCSYCGKSFRSSYYLTVHLRTHTGEKPFKCAYCDYAAAQKTSLKYHLDRRHKNKPYIEIPSRPVPSMPSPNDGKLGNDIENPAPNRSKLWVPGARSCTSGTPEDRFDSVGSNLGKPLVQMNAEYEKLIAKSANSPTDDVLIKCPVPVNLKIEREEIKEENSEAPLNLSLKVSLSIPASAEPRNALSPIACSFCAYKTMYPEVLIMHKKLTHKDKSESTKKNGFAGSLKQKRYTGCPPALDGKDVSPLPMIDRRHPRRTKSPPPQPSKPQEKTPVNPPPGPKRSPIHAPLHNVVQETQRYRQNIDSHPSQESPRYTELMKKSNTGSKFVMDRPGPPDRVGIGERGYPARSGVIWHSEAARLCLSSRFGSLPQMDFGEPSSKRLKYTVPTGREADIGEKPGFRGPAGDGSSRMIISGRSVKTTSQGSGPSTVPEMLGPVKNTTTAIGGGLDTEWSMMNLLRPYTTNDLASLYHSTPANPSHGGLSNPRAGGRTVLYQHLPTLPNLQRRDLSGPFPNQRYGATDKST from the exons ATGCATGACGTGAGAGcgtggaagaagaagaagaagaagaagaagaagaagaagaagaagaagggctACACTTTTAG GTTCCTAATAGTCTGGACATTGTATATAGCATTGTTGCTCCACCTTCAGAAGACAATGCCAACTCACTCGTTGCTGCCGCTTGTGGAGAGCCCAGATGGACTTGCCCAAGACATTCTGATTAGTAACAATGCAAGCATCCCAGGGCCTGGCTCCAGCATGACGCCACACACCACCAACTCAGAAAAGGCTGTGTTGCAATCTGGAGGAAGTGCACCGCTATCTTGTATGTTCTGTGATCAGACTTTTACTCATCAGGATGAACTAGGACCTCACGTATTAACACAGCACCCCACCACTTTCTTTGAACCCGCTGTGCTTCGAGTTGAAGCAGAATTCAGGATCCCGGGAGAGAGACCCCGTCCCAAACCAAGCAGCCTCCCTGTTGAAAAAGAGGAGGTTCACAGCTGTATTGTGTGTGGCCAAGTATCGCAAGATGCCAGTGAGCTGGAGACCCATATGAGGAAGCACAAGGACTACTTTACTTTCTGCTGCAATGTCTGTGGACGACGGTTTAGAGAGCCATGGTTCCTTAAAAACCACATGAAAATGCATGTAAAACCAGGGGCAAAAAGCAAGGCCCAGCAAGACCTGGAGACCCCGGTCACAGTCAATGGCATCGTCCAAGACCCTATTTCAGAGCCTGTAGTCACTGTTTACAAAATGTGCATggtttgtgggtttttcttcCCTGACCATGACAGTTTGGTTGAACATAGTAAAGTACATAATAGAGAGGTGGAGCATGGGAAAGGTAAAGACAAGGAGAACATGGATGCCACTACTGAATCCCTTGCAAAACAAGAAACATTTCTCAACAGTCTAAACCTTCTGCCTTGCCCTGCAGGAAATAGTTTGCAACATGAGAGATCATCAAAATGGATTCCCCAGTTAGATCCCTTCAACACCTATCAGGCCTGGCAGCTTGCTACAAAGGGCAAGATAGCAGTTGGTCCTAATAATACTAAAGATATTGGCCAGGAAGCCAGCACAGACAATGAAGACTGCAACTCTGATAAGGAGGAGTTGAATAATATTTGGTCTGAAGGCCAAGGAGACAAGGCTGTGAAAGAGGTCCTTGGGCGAGAGCTCCGGTCTcagcagcagactgtagcaGAAAACCCAGGACCACAGCGGAGGTCTCTAATGCAAAAAGATAAGGACAAAGAAAGACCAACCACTTGTGAGGAATGCCACAGAACCTTCAGGACATACCACCAGTTAGTTCTTCACTCCAGGGTGCACAAGCGTGAGAGAGGCGGTGAGGAGAGCCCAACTTCTTCTCTGGATGGGAAGTTGTCAAGAGTAAGCCCACTGGAGCACGCAGAGGAAGGCTCTGAGGAGGGCTACGAGGAGGCAGCACTGACAGAAAACCTCGGTGCAG GTGAAGATGGTTTTGATCGATCAAAAGTCAGATCAAAACAATGCAGTTACTGTGGTAAATCATTCCGATCAAGTTATTACCTCACAGTTCATCTGAGGACTCACACAG gTGAAAAACCGTTCAAGTGTGCTTACTGTGACTATGCTGCAGCCCAGAAAACATCACTGAAATATCACCTGGATCGTCGTCACAAGAACAAACCATATATTGAGATCCCCAGCAGACCCGTGCCATCAATGCCCTCTCCAAATGATGGAAAACTTGGAAATGACATTGAAAATCCTGCCCCAAATCGATCCAAACTCTGGGTTCCTGGAGCCAGATCGTGCACCAGCGGAACACCAGAGGACAGATTTGATAGTGTAGGTAGCAACCTTGGCAAACCGCTCGTTCAGATGAATGCTGAGTATGAGAAATTAATTGCTAAGTCCGCTAACTCCCCGACTGATGATGTGCTCATAAAGTGCCCTGTACCTGTTAACCTGAAGATAGAAAGGGaggagataaaagaagaaaactctGAGGCCCCATTAAATCTGTCCTTAAAAgtgtctctctccatccctgccAGTGCAGAACCCAGAAATGCATTAAGTCCAATTGCCTGTTCATTTTGTGCATATAAAACCATGTACCCAGAGGTTCTGATAATGCACAAAAAGCTGACTCATAAAGACAAGTCAGAGAGTACAAAAAAGAATGGATTTGCTGGCAGTTTGAAACAAAAACGTTATACAGGCTGCCCCCCTGCACTTGATGGGAAAGATGTCAGCCCACTTCCGATGATTGACAGGCGCCACCCTCGTCGAACCAaatccccacccccccaaccttCAAAACCACAAGAGAAGACACCTGTTAACCCACCTCCTGGTCCTAAGCGGTCCCCTATCCACGCACCCCTACACAATGTTGTCCAGGAGACTCAGCGTTACAGACAGAACATTGATTCACATCCTAGTCAGGAATCTCCCAGGTACACAGAGCTCATGAAGAAATCTAACACAGGCAGCAAGTTTGTAATGGACCGACCAGGCCCCCCAGACAGAGTTGGAATTGGAGAGAGGGGTTACCCAGCACGAAGTGGTGTCATTTGGCACTCAGAAGCTGCCAGGCTGTGCCTGTCGAGCCGATTTGGGAGCCTCCCCCAGATGGACTTTGGTGAACCCTCTAGCAAGAGACTGAAGTACACAGTACCTACAGGCAGGGAAGCTGACATCGGTGAGAAGCCTGGCTTTAGAGGACCAGCAGGGGATGGATCCAGCAGGATGATTATCTCAGGGAGAAGTGTGAAAACCACATCTCAAGGGTCAGGTCCATCCACAGTTCCTGAGATGTTGGGTCCTGTAAAAAATACAACCACAGCTATTGGAGGAGGTTTGGACACTGAGTGGAGCATGATGAACCTTCTGCGGCCCTACACAACCAATGACCTGGCATCTCTCTATCACAGCACACCAGCTAACCCCAGTCACGGAGGATTGTCCAACCCAAGAGCAG GGGGCAGAACTGTGCTGTACCAACACTTACCCACTCTGCCcaacctgcagaggagagacCTCTCAGGGCCATTTCCTAATCAACGCTATGGGGCTACTGACAAAAGTACCTAA
- the znf217 gene encoding zinc finger protein 217 isoform X2 codes for MPTHSLLPLVESPDGLAQDILISNNASIPGPGSSMTPHTTNSEKAVLQSGGSAPLSCMFCDQTFTHQDELGPHVLTQHPTTFFEPAVLRVEAEFRIPGERPRPKPSSLPVEKEEVHSCIVCGQVSQDASELETHMRKHKDYFTFCCNVCGRRFREPWFLKNHMKMHVKPGAKSKAQQDLETPVTVNGIVQDPISEPVVTVYKMCMVCGFFFPDHDSLVEHSKVHNREVEHGKGKDKENMDATTESLAKQETFLNSLNLLPCPAGNSLQHERSSKWIPQLDPFNTYQAWQLATKGKIAVGPNNTKDIGQEASTDNEDCNSDKEELNNIWSEGQGDKAVKEVLGRELRSQQQTVAENPGPQRRSLMQKDKDKERPTTCEECHRTFRTYHQLVLHSRVHKRERGGEESPTSSLDGKLSRVSPLEHAEEGSEEGYEEAALTENLGAGEDGFDRSKVRSKQCSYCGKSFRSSYYLTVHLRTHTGEKPFKCAYCDYAAAQKTSLKYHLDRRHKNKPYIEIPSRPVPSMPSPNDGKLGNDIENPAPNRSKLWVPGARSCTSGTPEDRFDSVGSNLGKPLVQMNAEYEKLIAKSANSPTDDVLIKCPVPVNLKIEREEIKEENSEAPLNLSLKVSLSIPASAEPRNALSPIACSFCAYKTMYPEVLIMHKKLTHKDKSESTKKNGFAGSLKQKRYTGCPPALDGKDVSPLPMIDRRHPRRTKSPPPQPSKPQEKTPVNPPPGPKRSPIHAPLHNVVQETQRYRQNIDSHPSQESPRYTELMKKSNTGSKFVMDRPGPPDRVGIGERGYPARSGVIWHSEAARLCLSSRFGSLPQMDFGEPSSKRLKYTVPTGREADIGEKPGFRGPAGDGSSRMIISGRSVKTTSQGSGPSTVPEMLGPVKNTTTAIGGGLDTEWSMMNLLRPYTTNDLASLYHSTPANPSHGGLSNPRAGGRTVLYQHLPTLPNLQRRDLSGPFPNQRYGATDKST; via the exons ATGCCAACTCACTCGTTGCTGCCGCTTGTGGAGAGCCCAGATGGACTTGCCCAAGACATTCTGATTAGTAACAATGCAAGCATCCCAGGGCCTGGCTCCAGCATGACGCCACACACCACCAACTCAGAAAAGGCTGTGTTGCAATCTGGAGGAAGTGCACCGCTATCTTGTATGTTCTGTGATCAGACTTTTACTCATCAGGATGAACTAGGACCTCACGTATTAACACAGCACCCCACCACTTTCTTTGAACCCGCTGTGCTTCGAGTTGAAGCAGAATTCAGGATCCCGGGAGAGAGACCCCGTCCCAAACCAAGCAGCCTCCCTGTTGAAAAAGAGGAGGTTCACAGCTGTATTGTGTGTGGCCAAGTATCGCAAGATGCCAGTGAGCTGGAGACCCATATGAGGAAGCACAAGGACTACTTTACTTTCTGCTGCAATGTCTGTGGACGACGGTTTAGAGAGCCATGGTTCCTTAAAAACCACATGAAAATGCATGTAAAACCAGGGGCAAAAAGCAAGGCCCAGCAAGACCTGGAGACCCCGGTCACAGTCAATGGCATCGTCCAAGACCCTATTTCAGAGCCTGTAGTCACTGTTTACAAAATGTGCATggtttgtgggtttttcttcCCTGACCATGACAGTTTGGTTGAACATAGTAAAGTACATAATAGAGAGGTGGAGCATGGGAAAGGTAAAGACAAGGAGAACATGGATGCCACTACTGAATCCCTTGCAAAACAAGAAACATTTCTCAACAGTCTAAACCTTCTGCCTTGCCCTGCAGGAAATAGTTTGCAACATGAGAGATCATCAAAATGGATTCCCCAGTTAGATCCCTTCAACACCTATCAGGCCTGGCAGCTTGCTACAAAGGGCAAGATAGCAGTTGGTCCTAATAATACTAAAGATATTGGCCAGGAAGCCAGCACAGACAATGAAGACTGCAACTCTGATAAGGAGGAGTTGAATAATATTTGGTCTGAAGGCCAAGGAGACAAGGCTGTGAAAGAGGTCCTTGGGCGAGAGCTCCGGTCTcagcagcagactgtagcaGAAAACCCAGGACCACAGCGGAGGTCTCTAATGCAAAAAGATAAGGACAAAGAAAGACCAACCACTTGTGAGGAATGCCACAGAACCTTCAGGACATACCACCAGTTAGTTCTTCACTCCAGGGTGCACAAGCGTGAGAGAGGCGGTGAGGAGAGCCCAACTTCTTCTCTGGATGGGAAGTTGTCAAGAGTAAGCCCACTGGAGCACGCAGAGGAAGGCTCTGAGGAGGGCTACGAGGAGGCAGCACTGACAGAAAACCTCGGTGCAG GTGAAGATGGTTTTGATCGATCAAAAGTCAGATCAAAACAATGCAGTTACTGTGGTAAATCATTCCGATCAAGTTATTACCTCACAGTTCATCTGAGGACTCACACAG gTGAAAAACCGTTCAAGTGTGCTTACTGTGACTATGCTGCAGCCCAGAAAACATCACTGAAATATCACCTGGATCGTCGTCACAAGAACAAACCATATATTGAGATCCCCAGCAGACCCGTGCCATCAATGCCCTCTCCAAATGATGGAAAACTTGGAAATGACATTGAAAATCCTGCCCCAAATCGATCCAAACTCTGGGTTCCTGGAGCCAGATCGTGCACCAGCGGAACACCAGAGGACAGATTTGATAGTGTAGGTAGCAACCTTGGCAAACCGCTCGTTCAGATGAATGCTGAGTATGAGAAATTAATTGCTAAGTCCGCTAACTCCCCGACTGATGATGTGCTCATAAAGTGCCCTGTACCTGTTAACCTGAAGATAGAAAGGGaggagataaaagaagaaaactctGAGGCCCCATTAAATCTGTCCTTAAAAgtgtctctctccatccctgccAGTGCAGAACCCAGAAATGCATTAAGTCCAATTGCCTGTTCATTTTGTGCATATAAAACCATGTACCCAGAGGTTCTGATAATGCACAAAAAGCTGACTCATAAAGACAAGTCAGAGAGTACAAAAAAGAATGGATTTGCTGGCAGTTTGAAACAAAAACGTTATACAGGCTGCCCCCCTGCACTTGATGGGAAAGATGTCAGCCCACTTCCGATGATTGACAGGCGCCACCCTCGTCGAACCAaatccccacccccccaaccttCAAAACCACAAGAGAAGACACCTGTTAACCCACCTCCTGGTCCTAAGCGGTCCCCTATCCACGCACCCCTACACAATGTTGTCCAGGAGACTCAGCGTTACAGACAGAACATTGATTCACATCCTAGTCAGGAATCTCCCAGGTACACAGAGCTCATGAAGAAATCTAACACAGGCAGCAAGTTTGTAATGGACCGACCAGGCCCCCCAGACAGAGTTGGAATTGGAGAGAGGGGTTACCCAGCACGAAGTGGTGTCATTTGGCACTCAGAAGCTGCCAGGCTGTGCCTGTCGAGCCGATTTGGGAGCCTCCCCCAGATGGACTTTGGTGAACCCTCTAGCAAGAGACTGAAGTACACAGTACCTACAGGCAGGGAAGCTGACATCGGTGAGAAGCCTGGCTTTAGAGGACCAGCAGGGGATGGATCCAGCAGGATGATTATCTCAGGGAGAAGTGTGAAAACCACATCTCAAGGGTCAGGTCCATCCACAGTTCCTGAGATGTTGGGTCCTGTAAAAAATACAACCACAGCTATTGGAGGAGGTTTGGACACTGAGTGGAGCATGATGAACCTTCTGCGGCCCTACACAACCAATGACCTGGCATCTCTCTATCACAGCACACCAGCTAACCCCAGTCACGGAGGATTGTCCAACCCAAGAGCAG GGGGCAGAACTGTGCTGTACCAACACTTACCCACTCTGCCcaacctgcagaggagagacCTCTCAGGGCCATTTCCTAATCAACGCTATGGGGCTACTGACAAAAGTACCTAA